A stretch of DNA from bacterium:
TCGAATTGTCCATTCTATCGAGTTACTGTGTTTTCGAACTACTCTCCTTTCAATACCCCGGACCCCAAACAATACTGGTCTCTGATGGCTGAAGTTTCAGAATCTTGCGATAAAATGGTAAAGCACGAAGCAATTTCGCGAGAGGTAATCGAGGGGGCACTCAATACGAGGTTGATCACAAATCGTGAGGCTATCGTGGATCTCTGGTTTCATCACGAGCCTTATGGATATCCGACACCCACATTGCAAAGAGACGAGGCGTTGAGAGTGCTTCTCACTCTGGAGGAGTTGGCAATTTTTTCCAGAGGAAGATTCGGTGGATGGAAGTATGAAGTTTCCAATCAGGATCACTCCTTGATGCAAGGGGTTGAAGCAGTGAACAGGATTCTTCTGAATCAGGAGGAACTTACGCTGTGGAATCCACACAAAGCAAATCTAGGCGGGAATTAGAGGTGATCCATTGAGCGCCCCCACCTTCTCCATTGTAATTCCCACGTATGGCCGCCCCTCTTTATTGCAGGAATGTCTTAATTCAATCTCAAGACTGGTCTATCCACGTGAGTGTTTTGAAGTGATCGTAGTTGATGATGGGGGTCCCGAGCCGCTCGACTGTATCGTGGATAACCTCAGGTCACAATTGAATGTGAAATTGATTCGTCAATTTCATGCCGGACCAGCAGCTGCACGAAATAGAGGCGCCTCGGCAGCGCGTAACGAGTATGTAGTTTTTATTGACGATGATTGTATTCCGCACGAGGATTGGTTGCAGAAATTTGCCGGAAGATTTCAGATCACGCCCGATCATGGGATCGGAGGAAGAGTCATCAACAGGCTCCAGGAAAATGTGTACTTAGCAGCCTCCCAACTTCTCGCTGACTTTCTCTATTCCTATTACAACGGAAACGAGCCAGGTACGGCGCAATTCTTAAGTTCAAACAATCTTTCGTTTCCAGTGAAATCATTTTTTGAGATCGGTGGATTTAATACAGTCTTCCCCGGAGCCGCGGCAGAGGATCGCGAACTTTGTATGCGGTGGCTGCAATCAAAACGCTTGCTGACCTACGAACCTGAGGCGAAGGTTTCTCACGGTTATCCGATTAGCCTCAGAGGATTTTGGAAGAAGCATTTCAATTATGGCTACGGGGCCGCTCTCTTGCACGACATCCTTAAGGAGCGCAACGGTGCTTCTATTCCGGTAGAACCGCCTTCGTTTTATTGGGACCTCCTTCGACATCCATCGCGTCAAGGCGCTTCGCGCTCGGCCATACTGGCTGCACTTGTGGCGATATCTCAGATCGCAAATGCTTCAGGATATTTCTCGCATAAGGTGCGAGGAATCCGGAACTAAGTAGTTTGAAGTAGCAGCTCATGGAAGGCCCAAAGGATTCTCCACCATATGGTTGAATATTCAAGACAACTTGACAACACGTTTCACGCGGTATCGGATCCAACGAGGCGGCCATTCTCAAAATTCTGTCGGAGCGGCAACCACGCGTTACCGGAATCGCAAAATCCTTTCCCTATTCATTAAAACGCGATTTCCAAGCATCTCAAGGTGCTGATCCCTGCCACGTGCGAAGAGGTATTCCAGCCTGCCATTATTCCATTCATCATGGAAAATCACCTTACATAAAATATAGGAAATCACCGGTGCCGGGGCGCACATCCATTTCTAACCTGCGAACGACCCAGTTGGCGGTTCCTCCAAAAGAATGCGAAAATACGAGAACAGGATGAATGACAATTCTGATTCACCTCTTAAGGACGGAACTGGTTCCCTATCAGACCTTCCCACTACAGATGCTCCTCCGCGTCCGCAAAGGCGGATTATAGCCGACCGGTACGAGATCCGTTCGAAATTAGGCAAGGGAGGAATGGGCGAGGTATGGCATGCGTACGACCTGAAACTGCGGGTCGAAGTCGCTCTGAAATCGTTGCGCGTGGATTTAAAAGGGAATCACGGGCATGCAGAAGCGCTCAGACGAGAAGTTCGAACCGCGCGCGAAGTGATTTCTCCCAACGTTTGCAGAATCTTTGATCTCGTTGTTGAAGAAGACTCCGAACTGATCTCGATGGAATACATCGATGGAATCACCCTCATAACACTGCTCATCCGAAAAGGTCCGTTGAATCTGCGTGAGGCAAGGGATATTGCGGCGCAATTTCTTGCTGGTCTCGAAGCGATCCATCAGGCCGGCATGGTTCACCGCGACTTGAAGCCTGAAAACATCATGATTACACGCACGG
This window harbors:
- a CDS encoding glycosyltransferase; protein product: MSAPTFSIVIPTYGRPSLLQECLNSISRLVYPRECFEVIVVDDGGPEPLDCIVDNLRSQLNVKLIRQFHAGPAAARNRGASAARNEYVVFIDDDCIPHEDWLQKFAGRFQITPDHGIGGRVINRLQENVYLAASQLLADFLYSYYNGNEPGTAQFLSSNNLSFPVKSFFEIGGFNTVFPGAAAEDRELCMRWLQSKRLLTYEPEAKVSHGYPISLRGFWKKHFNYGYGAALLHDILKERNGASIPVEPPSFYWDLLRHPSRQGASRSAILAALVAISQIANASGYFSHKVRGIRN